GGGAAGTCATTGACATTCAGCGCTTCGATGGTACAAAAGGGGCTATATTAAACTCCGCAGTTCCCATTTACAACGGCAATCATGATATTATTGGCGCTGTCGTTACGATCTCTGATATTACTAAAATGCGAAACCTGGAAATCGAACTAAATCTTCATAAGGATTACCTGGCCCAGCTTGTGGAAGAGAAAACTAAAGAGCTTATTCATAAAAACGAACAGTTACAGGTTGAAATGGCAGAAAAGGAACAAATGCAAAAGCAGCTCCGTCAGCTTGACCAGCTTCACCTGGTTGGAGAAATGGCAAGCGGGTTTGCCCATGAAATCCGCAATCCACTGACTACCGTTAAAGGGTTTATCCAATTGCTGGGAAAAAAGGAAATGTTGGCTCAATATGATGAGATGTTTTCTCTCATGCTTGAGGAAATCAACAGGGCAGACGCCATTATTACAACCTTCCTGGACTTGGCAAAAGATAAAAAAGTGGATCTTCAGCCTGTTAACTTGAATGAGATTATTGAAGATCTGCTTCCTTCTTTGCGCATGACAGCGCAGGAAAAACACCATCAGGTTGTTTTAAAACTTAAAAGCGGTCTGCCGGATATCTGTGCAGATGAGAAAGAAATCAAACAATTGATCAAACACATTTTCAGAAATGGTATTGAAGCCATGGATACTGACCAAACCATTCTTATAGAAACGGATGCAGATTCAGAACGTGTTACGGTTATGATTGAGGATGAAGGAAAGGGCATTAGTGACGATATTAAAGAAAAGATCGGCACACCTTTCTTCACAACAAAAGATGACAATACGGGTCTTGGAATGTCTATCTGTTACAGTATTGCTGAACGGAACAGCGGTCTGATTAAACTCGAATCAAAATCGCAAGGAACATGCTGTAAAATATCATTTGAAGCAATCGAAAAACCTCCATCATGCTGATGGAGGTTTTTCCATATAAGTGTCTGTGTTGAAGGACTGGTTTTGTTTTATCAGGATTCCTGATATTATAGGAAACGAATGGTTTTTTCATGTATCTTTACACAGAATACAAATTAGTGAAGTAAAG
This DNA window, taken from Alteribacter keqinensis, encodes the following:
- a CDS encoding two-component system sensor histidine kinase NtrB produces the protein MVNKQTGAEVIHQHLDIGTLLNALPIGVLVVDPEGEFVYINDLVYKAWGANPVEQKNHSVHEEYIGWWRETGERVGSEDWAVVRALQKGESSYGEVIDIQRFDGTKGAILNSAVPIYNGNHDIIGAVVTISDITKMRNLEIELNLHKDYLAQLVEEKTKELIHKNEQLQVEMAEKEQMQKQLRQLDQLHLVGEMASGFAHEIRNPLTTVKGFIQLLGKKEMLAQYDEMFSLMLEEINRADAIITTFLDLAKDKKVDLQPVNLNEIIEDLLPSLRMTAQEKHHQVVLKLKSGLPDICADEKEIKQLIKHIFRNGIEAMDTDQTILIETDADSERVTVMIEDEGKGISDDIKEKIGTPFFTTKDDNTGLGMSICYSIAERNSGLIKLESKSQGTCCKISFEAIEKPPSC